The following proteins are co-located in the Cetobacterium sp. NK01 genome:
- a CDS encoding helix-turn-helix transcriptional regulator: MNLDSIYDLKIEDIALGYIYNEKKRDFTCIFCGENFDEGIIYEDDRNFITAKRAIEKHIEREHEGVLKTLLSLEKDITGLTEIQSKIITGLMEKKESKKLAEEMGISPSTVRTHKFYLQKLKRQSKIFLTIMNLLEISEGEDEIEECLKSKKMNEEILKNSCESNTLHPFFTQYNLK; encoded by the coding sequence GTGAATTTAGATAGTATTTATGATTTAAAGATAGAGGATATAGCTTTGGGATATATTTATAATGAGAAAAAAAGAGATTTTACATGTATCTTTTGTGGAGAAAACTTTGATGAAGGAATAATCTATGAAGATGATCGTAATTTTATAACAGCCAAAAGAGCAATAGAGAAACATATTGAAAGAGAGCATGAAGGAGTATTAAAAACTTTGTTATCTTTAGAAAAAGATATAACTGGATTAACAGAGATACAAAGCAAGATAATAACAGGTCTTATGGAGAAAAAAGAGAGTAAAAAATTAGCTGAAGAGATGGGAATATCTCCATCTACAGTGAGAACACATAAGTTTTATCTGCAAAAACTAAAAAGACAATCAAAAATATTCTTAACGATAATGAACTTATTAGAAATTTCAGAGGGCGAAGATGAGATTGAAGAGTGCTTAAAATCTAAAAAAATGAATGAAGAGATTTTAAAAAATAGTTGTGAGAGCAATACTTTACATCCATTTTTTACACAGTATAATTTAAAATAA
- a CDS encoding MFS transporter translates to MLNKLFLKLNFGEKLKKNLFAILLVSFGGAIIYGLPYFRYDYYDAYLEAYNLNNTQMGVFGSVFGIFGMVSYLFGGYVADRVSVRKLIVYSLLGTGLGGFAHLLPLSFYSLVLLYAFWGFSSLFAFWPACVKAVRMLSDSDGQGKAFGIFEGGRGIFAAIAASVAVILFKVGVKSLGVYVGMRYIIVFYSVLTILSGVLVHFNMKDEVINSGEKISIGDIKNVIKLPAVWIIAIVTFCNYVFTLSLYYFVPYATSLLGMTVTSAAVLAAVKRYISPVSNVGGGVLGDKMGTSNLLFFSFIAMALGVAGIMFLPLNGSMIAIIGFVFLYILNYLFYQVNFSLSWAMMEEGAIPDKYSGTAVGLISTIGYLPDIFISLMAGKILDSYPGVNGYRYFFMILIAVLLVGAVFVKVWKAHLNKNKLDQSEVAEVKAYE, encoded by the coding sequence ATGCTAAACAAGTTATTTTTAAAATTAAATTTTGGGGAAAAACTTAAAAAAAATCTATTTGCAATACTGTTAGTATCTTTTGGAGGAGCTATAATTTATGGATTACCTTACTTTAGATATGACTATTATGACGCTTATTTAGAAGCTTATAATTTAAACAACACTCAAATGGGGGTATTTGGAAGTGTATTTGGAATTTTTGGAATGGTTTCATATCTTTTTGGTGGATATGTAGCTGATAGAGTCTCAGTTAGAAAACTTATTGTTTACTCACTATTAGGAACAGGACTTGGTGGATTTGCACACCTTCTACCACTGTCTTTTTACTCTTTAGTTCTTCTTTATGCATTTTGGGGATTTTCATCGTTATTTGCATTTTGGCCAGCTTGTGTAAAGGCAGTTAGAATGCTTTCAGATTCAGATGGACAGGGGAAAGCCTTTGGAATTTTTGAAGGGGGAAGAGGAATATTTGCAGCTATAGCAGCATCAGTGGCAGTTATACTTTTTAAAGTTGGAGTGAAATCTCTAGGTGTATATGTTGGTATGAGATACATAATAGTTTTTTATTCAGTTTTAACAATACTATCTGGAGTTCTTGTTCACTTTAATATGAAAGATGAAGTAATCAATAGCGGTGAGAAGATATCTATAGGGGATATAAAAAATGTTATAAAACTTCCAGCAGTTTGGATTATAGCTATTGTAACATTTTGTAACTATGTATTTACACTATCACTTTATTACTTTGTTCCATATGCAACATCACTACTTGGTATGACAGTTACTTCAGCGGCAGTTTTAGCAGCAGTAAAAAGATATATCTCTCCTGTTTCAAATGTTGGAGGGGGAGTTTTAGGAGACAAAATGGGAACAAGTAATTTACTGTTTTTCTCTTTTATAGCAATGGCTTTAGGAGTAGCAGGGATTATGTTTTTACCGTTAAATGGATCGATGATTGCAATTATAGGATTTGTATTTTTATACATCTTAAACTATCTATTTTATCAAGTGAACTTTAGTTTATCTTGGGCTATGATGGAAGAGGGAGCAATACCTGATAAGTATTCAGGAACTGCAGTTGGACTTATATCAACAATTGGTTATTTACCAGACATTTTTATCTCTTTAATGGCTGGAAAAATTTTAGATAGCTATCCAGGAGTTAATGGATATAGATACTTTTTTATGATTTTAATTGCAGTGCTTTTAGTAGGAGCAGTTTTTGTAAAAGTTTGGAAAGCACATCTAAATAAAAATAAACTTGATCAAAGTGAAGTGGCGGAGGTTAAAGCTTATGAATAA
- a CDS encoding carboxypeptidase M32 — translation MDLFYEKKQEALRTELKEIEYLKYTLNTLLYWDKLIYMPKGAIGYRSEMVQFLSKEIYNRFSSAKFIKLLEYFEKYPNRPKILDATLKKIKNNYNFVQKIPLKEYENYMNLITVSEDIWKKSKKENSYEEFSEYLEKIIEHFKKFTKHWGYEKKPYDGLLKYYDIDITSEKLDRLIEELKEFIIPLVREIEKNSDEVCESFIGDYDYVKQMELSKYILDITGFNFNYGRVDLGEHPTTLAASSKDVRVVTSFDKNNLKVGIYNTFHEVGKGLYEQGISEKLLGTLLAEVSSQVLEESQARFYENIIGRDRSISKLIFKKITELFPELKNNKEEDFYKLINEVKPSPIRIEADELTYILHIVIRYEIEKDLIEGKLSVEDLPKVWNEKYKDYLGVVPSSFSEGLLQDIHWASGYFGFFPVYLIAELYSHQLKNTLEKECNLLNENIDREDLKKINSWLKDNIYCHGALYSSEELLKKLTKEELNSKYYIDYLKNKYYKLYNIK, via the coding sequence ATGGATTTATTTTATGAAAAAAAGCAAGAGGCACTAAGAACAGAGTTAAAAGAGATAGAGTATCTAAAATATACACTGAACACTCTTCTTTATTGGGATAAGCTAATATATATGCCAAAGGGAGCTATAGGGTATAGATCTGAAATGGTTCAATTTTTAAGTAAAGAGATTTATAATAGGTTTTCATCTGCAAAATTTATAAAACTTTTAGAGTATTTTGAAAAATATCCAAATAGACCTAAAATACTAGATGCCACTCTAAAGAAAATCAAAAACAACTATAACTTTGTACAAAAGATACCTTTAAAAGAGTATGAAAATTATATGAATTTAATAACAGTATCTGAAGATATTTGGAAAAAATCTAAAAAAGAGAATAGTTATGAGGAGTTTTCTGAATATTTAGAAAAAATTATAGAGCATTTTAAAAAGTTTACTAAACATTGGGGATACGAGAAAAAACCATATGATGGACTTTTAAAATATTATGATATAGATATAACTTCTGAGAAACTAGATAGATTAATAGAGGAACTAAAAGAGTTTATAATACCTTTAGTGAGAGAGATAGAAAAAAATAGTGATGAAGTCTGTGAGAGCTTTATAGGGGATTATGATTATGTTAAGCAGATGGAACTATCAAAATATATTTTAGATATAACAGGTTTTAATTTTAACTATGGAAGAGTTGATCTTGGAGAGCATCCAACAACTTTAGCTGCTTCTTCAAAGGATGTAAGGGTGGTAACATCTTTTGATAAAAATAATTTAAAAGTTGGAATATATAATACTTTTCATGAAGTGGGAAAGGGTCTTTATGAACAAGGAATAAGTGAAAAACTTTTAGGTACTCTTTTAGCAGAGGTAAGCTCTCAAGTTTTAGAAGAATCTCAAGCTAGGTTTTATGAGAATATAATTGGAAGAGATAGAAGTATATCAAAACTTATTTTTAAAAAAATAACAGAACTTTTTCCTGAGTTAAAAAATAATAAAGAAGAGGATTTTTATAAGTTAATAAATGAGGTTAAACCTTCTCCAATTAGAATAGAAGCAGATGAACTAACATATATTTTACATATAGTTATAAGATATGAAATAGAAAAGGATCTAATAGAAGGAAAGTTAAGTGTAGAAGATTTACCAAAAGTTTGGAATGAGAAATATAAAGACTATCTAGGAGTTGTACCGAGCTCTTTTTCAGAGGGATTACTCCAAGATATACACTGGGCTAGTGGATATTTTGGATTTTTCCCAGTTTATTTAATAGCTGAGCTATATTCACACCAACTGAAAAACACTTTAGAAAAAGAGTGTAACTTACTAAATGAAAATATAGATAGAGAGGATTTAAAAAAGATAAACTCTTGGTTAAAAGATAACATCTATTGTCATGGAGCTCTTTATAGTTCAGAGGAGCTTTTGAAAAAACTGACAAAAGAAGAGCTAAATTCTAAATACTATATAGATTACTTAAAAAATAAATATTATAAACTATACAATATAAAATAA